A section of the bacterium genome encodes:
- a CDS encoding DUF4139 domain-containing protein has product MTRLLGLLAALTTVLPVAAEVVQLSRPGEMVMTLQPGSARALVRETRTLQLPAGDSAVGFSWNKANVDPSSVTLALERGTVGEASRAPGQDRALVWQVNMPQAGATAAVVSYLLDGAKWQPSYVLTLNPAAGKAVLEGSVRLTNETGVALQQVSLQMGAPGTTLADRPEGPQKSARPFAASATIEPGATAVVTFTVIPDIPATVRYVYQSDRSGNIEQVLRLGLDQVGVPAIALPDGPMLIQQAGEPPVPVFKTQLDLQPDKEFEVSMGTEPDIVVERRLVSSRRGNFDVDRFGRITGVDTTEEYLLTVRNHLGRDVTVDVVETVLSTWDLKAPDPARRETSWVQWALPALAGQAAELRFSLVKHAGTRAKK; this is encoded by the coding sequence ATGACTCGCCTTCTGGGCCTGCTGGCCGCCCTCACGACAGTCCTGCCGGTTGCCGCCGAGGTTGTGCAGCTCTCGCGACCGGGCGAGATGGTGATGACGCTGCAGCCCGGCAGCGCCCGGGCGCTGGTGCGGGAGACGCGCACGCTGCAGCTTCCCGCGGGCGACAGTGCCGTCGGCTTCTCGTGGAACAAGGCCAACGTGGACCCCTCGTCGGTCACGCTGGCGCTGGAGCGCGGCACGGTGGGTGAAGCGTCGCGCGCCCCGGGGCAGGACCGGGCCCTGGTGTGGCAGGTGAACATGCCCCAGGCCGGCGCGACCGCGGCGGTGGTGAGCTATCTGCTGGACGGCGCCAAGTGGCAACCGAGCTATGTGCTGACCCTCAACCCCGCGGCCGGGAAGGCCGTCCTGGAGGGCAGCGTGCGGCTGACCAATGAGACCGGCGTGGCCCTGCAGCAGGTGTCCCTGCAGATGGGCGCGCCGGGGACGACCCTGGCCGACCGTCCCGAGGGCCCACAGAAGTCGGCCCGGCCCTTCGCGGCCAGCGCGACCATCGAGCCCGGCGCCACCGCCGTCGTGACCTTCACCGTCATCCCTGACATCCCCGCTACCGTCCGGTACGTGTATCAGTCTGACCGCTCGGGCAACATCGAGCAGGTCCTGCGCCTGGGGCTGGACCAGGTCGGCGTGCCCGCCATCGCTCTGCCTGACGGGCCCATGCTGATCCAGCAGGCCGGCGAGCCGCCCGTGCCGGTCTTCAAGACCCAGCTAGACCTGCAGCCGGACAAGGAGTTCGAGGTGTCCATGGGGACGGAGCCGGACATCGTGGTGGAGCGCCGCCTGGTCTCCAGCCGGCGGGGCAACTTCGACGTGGACCGCTTCGGCCGCATCACCGGCGTGGACACCACGGAGGAGTACCTGCTCACCGTCCGCAACCACCTCGGCCGAGACGTCACCGTGGACGTGGTCGAGACCGTGCTCTCGACGTGGGACCTCAAAGCGCCCGACCCCGCCCGGCGCGAGACAAGCTGGGTGCAGTGGGCCCTGCCGGCGCTGGCCGGCCAGGCGGCGGAACTGCGCTTCTCGCTGGTGAAGCACGCGGGCACCCGGGCGAAGAAGTAG